From the Primulina tabacum isolate GXHZ01 chromosome 3, ASM2559414v2, whole genome shotgun sequence genome, one window contains:
- the LOC142540953 gene encoding small ribosomal subunit protein mL104 (rPPR9) codes for MRKPTSPLTSLQLRQLLRCFSARPNLLHQPPPPPPPLLRPFPTSTSAASSLQFFSPRHSSLRLFSSVTNDSGSFNNNAEKNEEENKKVAEDLSAELLKIPDEEPLPLPQRLDLSFSHITITPALILTTLNISPDAGRGALDFFKWAKSKPDFHLGDEVYSYFVDYFGRRKDFKAAHEVLVDGRGEAGIKCLEALVDRLVRAGRPTHVVSLFDRMEEDYRFSRNVDSLKLIVTSLCEHGYANYAEKMVKSLASEFFPDEYICDTLIDGWCVAGKFDEAKRLVDEMRRGGFEIGTYAYNSMLDCVCRLCRKKDPFILQSEAENVLIEMERKGVPRDVETFNVLITNLCKIRKTEDAMKLFSRMGEWGCYPNDTTFLVLIKSLYQAARVGEGDEMMDRMKSAGYALDKKSYYEFLKILCGIERIDHAMSVFAKMKEEGHEPGIKTFDLLMGKLCAHGRLDKANVLYKEADSNGVPVEPKAYKVDPRFVKKKATTAKKEKKRETLPEKMARKRRRLRKIRLSFVKKPKRTTRRAY; via the coding sequence ATGCGCAAGCCCACATCACCATTAACGTCACTCCAATTACGCCAACTACTTCGCTGCTTCTCTGCGCGGCCAAATCTTCTCCACCAACCTCCGCCGCCACCGCCGCCGCTCCTTCGACCGTTTCCCACATCGACTTCGGCTGCCTCTAGTCTCCAGTTTTTCTCCCCACGGCACTCTTCATTGAGGCTTTTCTCTTCCGTTACAAATGATAGCGGGAGCTTCAATAATAAcgcagaaaagaatgaagaggAAAATAAAAAAGTTGCAGAAGATCTTTCCGCTGAGCTTCTGAAAATCCCAGACGAGGAGCCTCTCCCTTTGCCTCAAAGACTGGATCTTTCCTTCTCTCATATCACCATCACCCCCGCGCTGATCCTTACCACACTGAATATTTCACCTGATGCAGGGCGAGGGGCCCTTGATTTTTTCAAGTGGGCTAAGTCAAAACCTGATTTTCATCTCGGCGATGAGGTTTATTCCTACTTTGTTGATTATTTTGGTAGAAGGAAAGATTTCAAGGCGGCCCATGAAGTTCTTGTTGATGGCCGTGGTGAAGCTGGGATTAAATGTCTCGAGGCTCTTGTCGATAGGCTGGTTAGGGCTGGCAGGCCAACACACGTAGTATCATTGTTTGATAGAATGGAAGAAGATTATAGATTCTCCAGGAATGTGGATTCATTGAAGTTGATTGTTACGAGTCTATGTGAGCATGGATATGCTAATTATGCTGAAAAAATGGTCAAGAGTTTGGCTAGTGAATTCTTTCCAGATGAGTACATATGTGACACGCTGATAGATGGGTGGTGCGTGGCTGGGAAATTTGATGAAGCTAAAAGATTGGTTGATGAAATGCGTAGGGGAGGATTTGAGATTGGTACATATGCGTACAACTCCATGTTAGATTGTGTTTGTAGGCTTTGCCGAAAGAAGGATCCATTCATACTTCAATCTGAGGCAGAAAACGTATTGATTGAAATGGAAAGAAAGGGTGTTCCACGTGATGTGGAGACATTCAATGTGCTGATTACTAATTTATGTAAGATTAGAAAAACTGAAGATGCAATGAAACTTTTCTCTAGGATGGGGGAATGGGGATGTTACCCCAATGATACTACATTCCTTGTGCTAATTAAGAGTTTATATCAGGCTGCACGAGTTGGGGAAGGTGATGAGATGATGGATAGAATGAAATCTGCTGGATATGCTCTAGATAAGAAGTCTTATTATGAgtttttgaagattttgtgTGGGATCGAAAGAATAGATCATGCTATGAGCGTTTTTGCAAAAATGAAGGAGGAGGGTCATGAACCGGGCATTAAGACTTTCGACTTGCTCATGGGAAAGTTGTGTGCTCATGGACGTCTGGATAAGGCGAATGTACTTTACAAAGAAGCTGATAGCAATGGGGTACCTGTTGAGCCAAAAGCATACAAGGTGGATCCTagatttgtgaagaagaaagctACTACTGCAAAGAAGGAGAAGAAAAGGGAGACACTGCCCGAGAAGATGGCTAGGAAAAGAAGACGGCTTAGAAAGATCAGGTTGAGTTTCGTGAAGAAGCCAAAGCGGACAACACGTCGAGCTTATTAG